The genomic window GTCATATCTAATCATTGCTCTTGTTTCTTTACTTCAGATGCCTTCTCTGAAATGTCTCTGAACGCTGAGAAATCTGTCATCGAGACTAGCTATGCCAACCAGACCACCAGGCTGCCATCTCTGACATACACTGGCCGCTTCTCCCTGGAGCCTGCTCCAaacagtagtaacaccttgtGGCCAGAGCCCCTCTTCAGCCTGGTCAGTGGACTGGTGGGGATGGCAAACCCACCCACCACCTCGACACCTTCATCTTCACCATCCTCATCAGTATCATCGTCTTCTTCCCATAGTCCTCCTCTTAGCTGCTCAGTTCAGTCAAGTGACAGCAGCCCTATTTACTCTGCAGCACCAACCTTTCCTAACTCAAGCACAGACATCTTCCCTGACCAGTCATCTCAGTCTTTTCAGAATGCTTCTAATTCTTCAATTCAGTATCCACCTCCTGCATATCCTGTCACAAAGACCAGTTTCCAGGTGCCAATGATCCCAGACTACCTGTTTCCACAGCAACAGGGAGATGTCAGTCTGGTAACTTCAGAGCAGAAACCTTTCCAAGCAATTGAAAGCAGACCCCACCAGCCTTCTCTAACACCCCTTTCTACCATCAAGGCCTTTGCTACACAGACTGTTTCACAAGAACTCAAGAGTATCAGTAACAACAGTACTTATCAAAATCAGCTCATCAAGCCAAGCCGAATGAGGAAATACCCCAATCGCCCCAGTAAGACCCCTCCTCACGAGAGACCCTATGCCTGTCCCGTTGAATCTTGTGACAGAAGGTTCTCCAGGTCTGATGAACTGACAAGGCACATCCGAATTCACACTGGGCAAAAGCCCTTCCAGTGTCGCATATGCATGAGGAATTTCAGCAGAAGTGACCATTTAACAACTCATATCCGTAcacatacaggggagaagccatttgccTGTGACATTTGTGGTAGGAAATTTGCAAGAAGTGACGAGAGAAAGAGACACACTAAAATTCACTTGAGGCAAAAGGACAAAAAGACTGATAAAGCAACACCAGTGTCTGTTGCATCCCCCATTTCTTCTTACTCTCCATCAGCCTCCACATCTTACCCATCTCCAGTGCCAACATCCTACTCATCTCCAGTCTCCTCTTCCTACCCATCACCAGTCCACAGCTCTTTCCCATCTCCTTCTACAGCAGTTACATATCCATCTGTTACCACGACCTTCCAGGTTCAAGGTATAACCAGCTTCCCATCTTCTGTAGTCACCAATTCCTTCAGTTCACCTGTGTCCTCAGCACTTTCTGATATGTCAGTAACATATTCTCCCAGGACAATTGAAATCTGTTGAGAATATGATAGGACATGTGCAAAAATGAATAGGCACAAACTGAAGACTTCCAAAGCCTGGTCTCGGAGTGGGAAGTTATTGATGACAGACTGTCTAGCAAAAAGAAAGGCCATTGTAAATCGATAAGCTTCAAATGCCTAAGAAACTGCCATTTTAATTTCCCATTGTTTTCAAAGACTTAATTTGCATGACTAACTGAAATAATTTCAACATGATCCTTTTAAAGATCAACTTTTATTTGCATAAAGGGATTTTTACTCTATACATAATGTATATTGTATACGTGCAAAGTTTTTGTTAACGTTTTTTAtgcttatttttgtttttgttttttttttggtactcgatgtaatttttttttcccctttgcatATTCATGTGGTATTATTTGAAATTAATAGGGACGCCGTTTGTAAATGGTATCTAGTGATAATGCTACCATGGCTTTGACTTATTTGAGGATCAGCACTTATGTATTCAAGCATGTGTAAAAGTAATGTTTTGTTTATCCTTTTTAcgttcttttgttttgtttttgtaaatATCATCAGATGGTACTCTCACATATgtcggaaaaaaaacaaaaaaaaaagttttatctaGTTTCCAGTAACTTGGTGCCTTTTTGTGAAGCCTTGCTGATGTCTTGACACGTGCATTTGCGTGTATTGATGCATTGCATCTAGCCTTAAGGTGAAAGGGAATTCTTATAAGAATGTATTAAAGACCTGAAAAGGTACAGAGAGGAAACTGAAGCACAGCTTCATTTATGTAGAATGTAAGCAAAAACTCAAAGTCTATTTTTGTAATTCAAATgtaaatttataaatatatattcaaCAGATGGAATGTTGTAGTTACCTACTGAGTAGGCATGGATTTTGTATGTTATAAACATGCAGTTCATTATTTTgtggtttttatttttactttatatttgtgtttgtttaaacAAAGTGACTGTTTGGCTTAAAACACATTGAATGCGCTTTACTGCCAATGGGATATTTGGTGTACAACATATCctcagaaaaaataaaatattgaaaATATATTTCTTTTAGTCAATGTGTTTTATTGTatggaggaggttttgtttctggAGGCTTTGAGGGTTCTGATACCCAAATAACCTCTTTGCACCACTAGGATGGATAATGACATATAAGGGTTAATATGAAGCTTGTATgcatgtgtatgatgtgtgtttgtAACCAGCTTCATGTACTGTGGGATGGCACTGGTGTCCATTCAATGGTTAATTTGATCTGACCTTCTAATGAGATAGATCAAATCCTAGGCCTCCTCTTTTGCACAGAATATAGAGGTCGGCTACAGTGCAAGCCTTGTCTG from Dendropsophus ebraccatus isolate aDenEbr1 chromosome 1, aDenEbr1.pat, whole genome shotgun sequence includes these protein-coding regions:
- the EGR1 gene encoding early growth response protein 1 encodes the protein MAAAKAEMLISPLQISDPFSAFPHSPTMDNYPKLEEMMLLNSGGSQFLGASVPEGSGFNSPGEGAENFDHLAADAFSEMSLNAEKSVIETSYANQTTRLPSLTYTGRFSLEPAPNSSNTLWPEPLFSLVSGLVGMANPPTTSTPSSSPSSSVSSSSSHSPPLSCSVQSSDSSPIYSAAPTFPNSSTDIFPDQSSQSFQNASNSSIQYPPPAYPVTKTSFQVPMIPDYLFPQQQGDVSLVTSEQKPFQAIESRPHQPSLTPLSTIKAFATQTVSQELKSISNNSTYQNQLIKPSRMRKYPNRPSKTPPHERPYACPVESCDRRFSRSDELTRHIRIHTGQKPFQCRICMRNFSRSDHLTTHIRTHTGEKPFACDICGRKFARSDERKRHTKIHLRQKDKKTDKATPVSVASPISSYSPSASTSYPSPVPTSYSSPVSSSYPSPVHSSFPSPSTAVTYPSVTTTFQVQGITSFPSSVVTNSFSSPVSSALSDMSVTYSPRTIEIC